The Prinia subflava isolate CZ2003 ecotype Zambia chromosome 5, Cam_Psub_1.2, whole genome shotgun sequence genome window below encodes:
- the GPHB5 gene encoding glycoprotein hormone beta-5, whose protein sequence is MKLSCLLGALLVLLSGSSAGTEASAVELRTFVGCAVREFSFVARKPGCRGLRVTTDACWGRCQTWEKPILEPPYIESHHRICTYNETRMVTVKLPRCAPGVDPFYTYPVAIRCDCDLCSTATTECETF, encoded by the exons atgaagctctcctgcctgctgggagctctccttgtgctgctgtccGGGAGCAGTGCGGGCACGGAGGCCTCAGCCGTGGAGCTGCGGACGTTCGTGGGCTGCGCCGTGAGGGAGTTCTCCTTCGTGGCCAGGAAACCGGGCTGCCGCGGCCTGCGCGTCACCACCGACGCCTGCTGGGGCCGCTGCCAGACCTGGGAG AAGCCGATCCTGGAGCCGCCCTACATCGAGTCCCACCACCGCATCTGCACCTACAACGAGACCAGGATGGTGACGGTGAAGCTGCCGCGCTGTGCCCCCGGCGTGGACCCCTTCTACACCTACCCGGTGGCCATCCGCTGTGACTGCGACCTCTGCTCCACCGCCACCACCGAGTGTGAGACCTTCTGA